A stretch of Triticum aestivum cultivar Chinese Spring chromosome 1D, IWGSC CS RefSeq v2.1, whole genome shotgun sequence DNA encodes these proteins:
- the LOC123168250 gene encoding heavy metal-associated isoprenylated plant protein 39 produces MSKKIVVKLEVNSGKDKQKAMKAVSALVGIDALSVDMAARKMTVIGMVDPVDVVSKLRKAWSASIDSVGPAKEPEKEGEKKDGDGKKDGADAKKEGEGEKKDGDGKDGAKKDDGEAKPPQPTEEQLMAELMNQYRSAYSAYHNPYMNSHYVVQSMEENPNSCAIC; encoded by the exons ATGTCGAAG AAAATTGTGGTGAAGCTGGAGGTGAACAGCGGCAAGGATAAGCAGAAGGCCATGAAGGCCGTGTCGGCGCTCGTCG GCATAGACGCGCTGTCCGTGGACATGGCCGCCCGCAAGATGACGGTGATCGGCATGGTGGACCCGGTGGACGTGGTGAGCAAGCTGCGCAAGGCGTGGTCGGCGTCCATCGACTCGGTCGGCCCGGCCAAGGAGCCCGAGAAGGAGGGCGAGAAGAAGGACGGGGACGGCAAGAAAGACGGCGCCGACGCCAAGAAGGAAGGCGAGGGGGAGAAGAAGGACGGCGACGGCAAGGACGGGGCCAagaaggacgacggcgaggcgaagCCGCCGCAGCCGACGGAGGAGCAGCTCATGGCCGAGCTCATGAACCAGTACAGATCGGCCTATTCGGCTTACCACAACCCCTACATGAACAGCCACTACGTGGTGCAGAGCATGGAGGAGAACCCCAACTCCTGCGCCATCTGCTAA